In Mycoplasmopsis synoviae ATCC 25204, the sequence TTGTATTTTTTCATTTTTTAATAGGAAACAAAATTTAAACTGCTTTTATTTCTTTGTAGTTGTTTTCATCTTTCATTAATTGATAATTAAGAGTATGCCTGTTTTTTGTTAGAAGTTATTTGTTTTTAGACTAAAAAATCGTTTCGGAAATTAAACTAATAAAACATTTATGCGCTAAATTTGATACAATATTTGATCTAATTCAAATAATATTGTTTATTATTGAAAAAACTTTTAGTTTTAGGAAAACTCCGATACAATAAATATTATGAAAGACACCGCTAATCTAAATGTAACGTCATCTTTTAAAATTTCTTTGCAAGTCTCTATTCACTTTCTATTTAATTTTTGTTTTATCATGAATTGCTAAAATTTTATCTAAGTCTGTTTTATTAACTGATACTTATTTCCAGAGTAAAATGGGATTTTGATAAAAAATATGTTGGGTAAGCAAAATCATATCAACACTTTTTAAATTATTTTAATAGTTTAAATGATTCGCTATTATAAAGAACAAAAGTATTATTTATAGATAAAAATAAGATTTATTCATAATTAGTAATAATAACCTCCTCTACGTTTCCTCTTTCATCTGCTTTTGAATTAATCATTCTTTTTGCATTTACAATATGAATTTTAAATTTCGAATATAACTCATTAATAAACGCAGTGTTATGATTACTTAGCATAACCTTAACACCTCTACTATCTAGTTCTTTATAAATGTTTGCAAGTCTTTTTTGTTCATTCTTTCCAAAATTATTTTTTGAATATGAAGTAAATGTTTTTTTATTTTCTATTGTGTCATAAGGAGGATCGAAATATACAAAGTCACCTTTTCTGGCTTTCTTAACTGCTTCAGTAAAATCGTCATTTAAAATAGTAATATCATTGTTTGTAAAATATTTTTTCAATGATTTAAAATTATCTTTGTCAAAGACTGTTACTTTTGTTTTTTTTCCTGAAGGAACATTAAATAAACCTTTTGAATTAACTCTATATAAACCATTAAAACAAGCTTTATTTAGATATATCATTCTGGCAGCACGAACATAAATTGGTAGATTTAAAAAATTAGTTTCTCTATCTTTTGAACGAATTTGATAATAATATTCTTCTGAATGATTTTTTTCATGTTTAATTAATTCATTTATCAATTTATTATATAATTTTTCATTTTGAAAACACTTATATGCACAGATTAATTCACTATTAAAATCATTTATAACAGATTTTGTTGGAGCCAAACTTAAGAAAAAAGAGCCACCGCCAACAAATGGTTCATAATAATTGTTAAATTTTCTAGGCATTAATGAATACAACTTATCTAAAAGTTGAGTTTTTCCGCCTGCCCATTTAACAAAAGGGCGGAGTGTCGTTTTATTATCTAAAAGTTTCGATGACTTAACACCTAATGCAATAGATATTCTTTCGATAGTTTCTAGAGTCACATTAATTTTGCCCTGTTCAATTTTTGAAATTTGTGGTCTATCAATTCCGCTTAAGATTGAAAGTTTATCTTGAGACATTCCTTTTTGAATTCTTAATTGTTTAATCTTTTTACCAAATATTTCTTTAAGCATAAAATTACCTTTACCAAATTATATAATAAAAGTATGTTAAATTACACATTATTACTAGAAATAGAATTAAAAGCTATGTCTTTAGATAAAAAAGTTTTTTACGAAAAATCGACAACTAAAACTTCATAGGTTAATAATATAATGCTAATATAATTTGCTGAATATATAAAATAACTACTAATTTTTGCCAATTCCAGCATAAAAAAAGGTTTGAATAGCCTTTATAAGCATATCAAACCATTGTTTTATATGGTGTCAAATACGAGAATCAAACTCGTCCTGCGTTTCCAAGTTGCAATGAAGAAAAAACGAATACGCCTTATTTATAGGTGTATTCGTTTTTTGCGCTTTTAAATTACAATGATAGACCATTAACCGCATATTGAAAATCACTATATATTTTGTTTAATTGCTTATGTTCTGGGTCTAAATTATTCTTGATTTCACTTACAATTTTACCATTGACAGTCTTTGTTGTGATTGTTATAAGTTTCAATGCATCTATAAACATATTCATTGTCAGTTTTTGGATCTCTTCATTATCTTTATAAAACTTCTTTAATTTATAAATGCAATATTTCAAAACAATTAGAGACAAAAAGCATAAAAATACATGAGATTGAATATGCTCGTCTTTATAAACGTATATCGGTCTAACTTCGATTGCTGATTTTAAGCTTCTAAAACTTTCTTCCACTTTTCATTGTCTATTATATATTTCATTGGCTTTTTTTGAATTTAAATTTGTTATGTTCGTTTCAATTATATAAAAGCCATTTTCATTAACCACTTTTTTAATTTTTTCAATATTTAATCTTGCTACTGTTTTACCATCTACATCCATATACTTTTTCTTATATTCAGAAGCCAAAGCACTTAATGGCAATTCACCTTTAATAGACTTTTTTTTCAATTTATTAATAAGATTTTGTCTTTTTATTTTGTCTAAAGTTTGTTTTGAAGGGCTAAAATAGACAAATTGTTTTCTAAATGTATCGCTATCTCTTTTTTTATTTTTGTTTTTAGCTCAAATAGATTAAACGAATCTAGATTTAGTAAAATACTCATTTTCTTGAACAAAGCCTTGTTTATTTACTATAAATGCTTTATCTTCTTTTCCAAGAATATCAATACGTTTCTGAAGTATATATTTATATCCTTTTTGTTCTAAATATCTTAAATTCGCATTTTGACTAATAGTTTTATCAGCAACAATTATTATGTCTTTTGTTTTGTAAATTCTTTGCATTTCGATTAAAAATTTCACAAGAGTTTTAGAATCTGTAGTATTTCCTTTTAAAACTTTATAGTGAAAAGCAATGCCATTATTATCAACTGCCATAACCACAACAATTTGATCTTCATCATGCTTTCCATCTTTAGAAAAAACCTCTTTGTCTCAAAGCATCTCTTGAAAAACTTTGAAAATAAATAGTTGTATTATCAAAATGCATTAATTTTGCGTTTCTAGTTGTCAATTCTTGCATTTTGTTATAAATATTGACTAAAATTGCATTTTTATATTCTAAAAAAGTATCGAAATAGTTATAAATTGAAGATTTTTTTATATCTATCTTATGTAAAAAGTCATTTTTGTTTTTGTATTGACAAATATAACTTCTTGGTTGAATTATTCTTGTTGCAACAATAAATTCCAATACTTCTTCTAAAGATTTGTGTTTAGTTTTCGGTAATCTTTTAAATAAATCTAGTTCTTTAATTACTTTATAAATCAATTCAATACCAACGTTTTTTACATTTGTTTCAACAGATGTCGGGTTAAGCAATTGAAAAAATTTGGTTTTAACTTCAATTTTATCTTTAGAAACAGGGACCAATCTAGCAATTTGTTTTAAATTATCGATGTTTTGTAGAGAATATTTTTCTTTAATTTCTTCTCAATAACCTAATCCAACTAAATTACCAATCCCTTTACCGTATCCTTTTGATATTCCTAATGCAATGTAAATTTCTTTTGGGTTTTTTCTTTTATACAGAATGTAGTTACTCATATTTATATTATAAATTATTATCATTGTAATCATTGTAAAAAATTAAAATAATTAAAAAATGTACTTATATACTATGTATATAAGTAATAAGGTAAAAGGTATAAAAAAGAGCTTCCAACTTGGAAACTCAGGTTAAAAAAACGAAAAATAAAAAAGCCAATAATGGCTTTTTTGAATTATTTTTGTTGGTCTTTTTTTGCTAAACGACGGTTGAATTTTTCAATCATTCCAGTTGATTTTGCCTGTGATCTATTTCCAGTGTAAACTGGGTGGCATTTTGAACAAACATCAATTTTAAATTCTTTTTTGGTTGACTTTAATGTGAATTCATTTTTACATGTTTCACATTTAACAGCAACGCTATAGTATTGTGGGTGAAGATCTTTTTTCATATTATTCCTATTTTGCGTAGAACTCAACCACTAATGCTTCTTTGATATCTTTATGCATTTCAGTTCTTTCAGGAACTCTATCAAAGGTGAATTGAAAATCTTTTCTTGTAACTCAAGCAGATGCTGGTTGCATTTCTAGCGCTTCTTGAACTAATTTTAATTTTCTTGATGTTTCTTTTAATACAACTGTTGTTCCAGTTTTAATTTGCATTGAAGGAATGTTTGCTTTTTTACCATCGATTGTAAAATGACCATGATTTACTAGCTGTCTTGCTTGTCTTCTTGTGGTAGCAAAACCAGCTCTGTAAACTAAATTATCTAATCTACTTTCAAGTAATTGAAGTAAAACAGTACCGGTAATTTCTTTTGATTTAACAGCTTTTTTATAAGTTTTTAGGAGTTGTTTTTCTGAAACTCCAAAAACTAATTTAACTTTTTGTTTTTCATATAAGTGAAGCCCGTAATCACTAAGCTTTACTCTTTTATTACCGTGTTGACCAGGTGCGTAGGTTCTTTTTCTACCTTTTGAAAATTCTTTATTTGTTTCTAAGATAGAGTAACCAAAACGACGTGATTTTTTAAACAAAGGTCCTGTGTAACGTGACATTGTTTCCTCTTTTCTGCATAAAAGAGTAAGACTGCTTCCTAGGGTTAATATTTACTCAATGATTTCAAATTACAGCTTTTTATACTTTCAATTTGCATTAAAGCATGTAAATATTAATTTCCTAGTAGTAGCCTGCTGAATTATGCCTATTAATTTTACTAAATTTTATAATTTTAACAGAGTTTTTTATAATAAATAATTTATAAT encodes:
- a CDS encoding Dam family site-specific DNA-(adenine-N6)-methyltransferase; the encoded protein is MLKEIFGKKIKQLRIQKGMSQDKLSILSGIDRPQISKIEQGKINVTLETIERISIALGVKSSKLLDNKTTLRPFVKWAGGKTQLLDKLYSLMPRKFNNYYEPFVGGGSFFLSLAPTKSVINDFNSELICAYKCFQNEKLYNKLINELIKHEKNHSEEYYYQIRSKDRETNFLNLPIYVRAARMIYLNKACFNGLYRVNSKGLFNVPSGKKTKVTVFDKDNFKSLKKYFTNNDITILNDDFTEAVKKARKGDFVYFDPPYDTIENKKTFTSYSKNNFGKNEQKRLANIYKELDSRGVKVMLSNHNTAFINELYSKFKIHIVNAKRMINSKADERGNVEEVIITNYE
- the rpmE gene encoding 50S ribosomal protein L31, coding for MKKDLHPQYYSVAVKCETCKNEFTLKSTKKEFKIDVCSKCHPVYTGNRSQAKSTGMIEKFNRRLAKKDQQK
- the rpsD gene encoding 30S ribosomal protein S4: MSRYTGPLFKKSRRFGYSILETNKEFSKGRKRTYAPGQHGNKRVKLSDYGLHLYEKQKVKLVFGVSEKQLLKTYKKAVKSKEITGTVLLQLLESRLDNLVYRAGFATTRRQARQLVNHGHFTIDGKKANIPSMQIKTGTTVVLKETSRKLKLVQEALEMQPASAWVTRKDFQFTFDRVPERTEMHKDIKEALVVEFYAK